In Zunongwangia sp. HGR-M22, the sequence AATAATACTATTTCTAAAGAAACATCGGAAATAGTTTTTCAAAATATTTTGAAACATGCCCATAAAGAGAAAGTTTTTAGGAAAAGATGGACGCGGCGTAAAATTTTTAGTGCTGCCGCTATCTTTATAGGTTTATTTATAGGGGGCAGTCTGTGGAATCAATGGAAGAATGAGAACAATACGAGCAATAGTTTTTCCTCTGAGCATGTTGTTTTAGAGCAGCAGAATGGTGAGCAATTAATTTTGGATACGCTTAAGTCAACTAAAATAATTTCCTCTGCAGGTGATACTATTAGGATCACACAGGGGAATTTAATACGATATGACAAAAATTCGAAGATTTTAGGAAACAATACTATTCGCGTGCCGTTTGGCAAAACTTTTCAGGTAGCCCTTTCTGATGGTTCCATCGTTCATCTGAATTCTGGTTCATCGTTAACCTACCCGATAAACTTCTCCAAATCTGAAGAAAGAATGGTAGAACTGAAAGGTGAGGCCTTTTTTGATATCGCCCATGATGTACAAAAGCCTTTTATAGTAAAAACGGATGAACTGAATGTACAGGTCCTGGGGACAAAATTTGATATTAATGCTTATCAGGAAAATAAGAATATCGCCGTAGCCTTATTGGAAGGTGCTGTAAAAATGTTTAATCAACAGAATAATACCGATGAATATGCTAAGATTTTAAGTCCAGGGTTTGTTGGAAATTATAGCAAAGAAGATAAAGGAATCCAAACGAAAGAAGATAATGTGCAGAATTATGTGGCCTGGAGGTTCGATAACTTAGTTTATAGAAATGTGGAGGTAAAGCACTTACTGACAAAGTTAGAACGGCATTTT encodes:
- a CDS encoding FecR family protein — its product is MNKNARFTYLLEKYLNNSCSREEFDEFFELLQDPACANYLKESELSDHLLEEKRNNTISKETSEIVFQNILKHAHKEKVFRKRWTRRKIFSAAAIFIGLFIGGSLWNQWKNENNTSNSFSSEHVVLEQQNGEQLILDTLKSTKIISSAGDTIRITQGNLIRYDKNSKILGNNTIRVPFGKTFQVALSDGSIVHLNSGSSLTYPINFSKSEERMVELKGEAFFDIAHDVQKPFIVKTDELNVQVLGTKFDINAYQENKNIAVALLEGAVKMFNQQNNTDEYAKILSPGFVGNYSKEDKGIQTKEDNVQNYVAWRFDNLVYRNVEVKHLLTKLERHFNIQIDNNYKEIESKTLNANFGDQPIDEVMKYLSEIYGFKYTINNNLVTIKEK